GATCTTCAGCCAGGCGAGCTTTGTTGGTTTCGAGTTTGCTGATGCCTTTCAAGCTGCTCTGATATGCAATGACACAATGCCCAATCCCGACGCCCAAATTACGTAACACAGTGGAGTCAGTTAAATCACGTTGCCAGCGAGAAATGGGTAGTTTGCTGGATAAATGCTGAAAAATGGCATTGGCAATGCCCAGGTTGCCTTCAGAGTTTTCAAAATCGATGGGATTCACTTTGTGAGGCATGGTGGAAGAACCGACTTCGCCAGCGACCGTTTTTTGTTTGAAATAGCCCAATGAAATGTAACCCCATACATCCCGGTCAAAGTCGACCAGAATAGTATTGAAGCGGCTAATGGCATCATACAGTTCAGCAATATAGTCATGGGGCTCAATTTGGGTGGTATAGGGGTTCCAAGTGAGTCCTAAGCTTTCAACAAACTGTTGGGCATTAACCTGCCAGTCAATGTCAGGATAAGCTGACAGATGGGCATTGTAGTTACCCACGGCTCCGTTGATTTTACCCAATAATGGTACTTGTTTGAGTTGGACCCGCTGACGGTTAAGTCGAGCGACCACGTTAGCCATTTCCTTGCCAAGGGTAGTAGGCGAGGCGGTTTGGCCATGGGTTCGGGATAGCATTGGCAAGTCGGAAAACTGGAGGGCTAGTTGTTTAATGGCTGTTGTGACTTGCTCCATCTGTGGGATCAAGACTTCAGTAAGTCCCGCTTTTAGCATTAACCCGTGTGACAAATTGTTGATGTCCTCTGAGGTACAAGCAAAATGGACAAACTCACTGATGGCTGCTAGTTCAGGATGGTCAGCCAGTTTTTGCTTAATGAAGTATTCCACCGCTTTAACATCATGATTGGTCGTACTTTCTATGGC
This genomic interval from Spartinivicinus ruber contains the following:
- the purB gene encoding adenylosuccinate lyase, yielding MQLSALTAISPIDGRYGNKTEALRTIFSEYGLIRFRVIVEVRWLQQLASHPGIIEVPTLSTEANQVLENLLSNFSVADAEQVKAIESTTNHDVKAVEYFIKQKLADHPELAAISEFVHFACTSEDINNLSHGLMLKAGLTEVLIPQMEQVTTAIKQLALQFSDLPMLSRTHGQTASPTTLGKEMANVVARLNRQRVQLKQVPLLGKINGAVGNYNAHLSAYPDIDWQVNAQQFVESLGLTWNPYTTQIEPHDYIAELYDAISRFNTILVDFDRDVWGYISLGYFKQKTVAGEVGSSTMPHKVNPIDFENSEGNLGIANAIFQHLSSKLPISRWQRDLTDSTVLRNLGVGIGHCVIAYQSSLKGISKLETNKARLAEDLDNAWEVLAEPIQTVMRRYDIPEPYEKLKALTRGKTINQTTLAEFIDTLELPAEVKAQLKQLTPANYIGNAADQAKGIE